CCAACAGCAGTGGCACAAGCAGCAACTTGTTGAACTTGGTTGGAAGCAGTAGCGGTGAAATCTTTGAATGAACATTCAGATTTGACACTTGGAGTAGCAGTAGTCAAAGTTGAGTCTAATAATAAGCTGTTAgtatattgaaattaaaccaTGGGTTGttattgctgttgttgattcaattattCTGTTTTGAACacacaaacacaaacagacacacacacactaaaaaaaagatttcaaCGTCAATctattttttgtatttgaCTTTCCTAAAATGGACAAAATCTCAAAAACtggaaataaataaataagattttttttggtgcCACTTGTTGTCCTCTCACACACTCTTATTCTCAGATCTCTTCCAACAACCAACAAGACAAGACAAGACGACagaagcaaaaaaaaaacttttcactttttcgcatcattttcttcaaaatgGGTAATCAAATGAAAACTCACTGCACACAATCCATCCAAAttagaacaaaaaatatgTAAGATTGgttaaataaaattgacCTTCTCTTCCAATAAAACACtctgttgaaaaaaaaattgacaatGTTAGATGTGTTCAAAAACATTTCTTGTAGTTATATTCTCAGATCTTGAGATTTAGTGTTCAATTGTATAGTGTTTGAGCACACGCCTTAGAATAGAGGCGgagtcaaaaaaaatacactCTTATTAAACActttcttgttcttcttaTTTGATTAATGTTGAGTGTGTTGAGATTTGACTTTTCATTCCGCTAATGCCGAAACCAATTAATCCCAACACAAACCATAGTGTGAAATGCAAAATCTTGTATGATTTATTAGTGGAGTgggtaataataattgtcaAGAATGTAATTGGAGAGGGGTTACCATGGTTTCTCTGTGTGTGTATATACATCTGTGTGACTTGAATAATCCCACTTTGTTCAAAAACTGTAATGAAATTCAACAACTAAAAAATTAGtaataattgtaataattataatacaTACTGTTGGCTGCAGAAGCTAAGCCAGCAATGGCAGTAATAGCAAGAATGTTCTTGAATTGCATTGTAATCTAATTTATATGAAGTAGttatataaatcaataaagatTGAAATTGCCAATGAACTTAATTAGAAAGaacagaaaagaaaaagaaagaaagaaaaaaaaaaagaaggaagggaagaaacaaatggaaaggaaatacaaaaattttaattcagagagaatttattcaatttatatatatacgtATAATTTTAGAGTTAATTaggagagagagaaagagagagaaatTTATCCAACCAActtatttaaaaaatttatttttaaatcagCAGGtttacaattgataataaataaataaattcttcattttcagaCAAGTAGagccaattcttttttgtgctaaatttaaatttcttTGACGGAAAGTTGTTCCAacatacacacacaatacaatacaatacaatagctttttttaatttttatttttattttttactGGTTGGTTAAAATTTTAACCTGCAACTTGgtatttttttcctttgtCCTTCTTATATATTACATTTTTTGCAGTTTGTGTAACATTAAGcatattttcaataccaatagaaaacaaaagataaaaattttgtccttattttttttttcgttgaATCCCACTGCCCACCACATCAGCCACCCATTATCTAGATGTAATGTTCAGAGGGAAGAGGCCATCAGGTTATAGTAAGACATGAATTATATTTGTTCTTTATCGAGCTAAAGTTGATTTGAAGAAGTATTGTATGTGATGAGAAATTTGTCTTAATGCATCTGTGTAGACGGAAATTAGAACTAAATTGTcacaaaaaacaaaattattgcAGATGGTGTAGAAGTTTGAACTCTGTAAGGCGGCGGGGGCCCGAAGAGCAAGAAAGATAAAGCAAATTAGTTGGTGATGTCGAAAGTAACAAACCTcgtactactactattagTCAACAGCCATACTAGtttgctgctgctgttgctgttgttgttactaCTTTTTAAGGAAGAGCCGGTTTAATGGGCGGGACTTTACTTTTTGTTCGACCGAAAAGTAAAATAGTCGATGTAATATGTTGTTTATTAAATGTCTAAATTTGGTAATGCAATTCTTTGTTCCCGtcaatttctctttttttttacttgtACTAGTGAGACACGTGACAAACGTTGcaagaaataatttataCTAGGTACGCAATTCACATGGTTTAATATACATGTATGATGAGGATGGACATGTACATATCGCCTATTAGCATTGCAAGAAACTGTGAAGCTATAAAGTACTTTGTGTAGCATTAGCGTAATCTAGATGATGTTCTGATACATTTGGATTGTTCTGgttgaaacaaatttgtCTGTATGCGATCCTGTATCTTGTCACGTCCTAGTAATTGAAACTGAGGAATGGTTTTCCTTGCTTGATATCTGACTTGCTTGTCTCTTGGTTTGATGATGCTTGAAAGTTTGTACAAGGCGCTTCAAATCTTTCCTCTCCAATACGtttttcaacttgtttATGTTTTGGTGATGGATTAGATTTGTGGCTTTGTTGCATTATAAAGAGGTGGTGcaaaagagagagagagcgaaaaaaaaaataacagaAAAGCATTGAATAAGGTAAATTGGTTACCTAATTTTGACAATTACATAGCGAACACAAAGAATTtagtgaagaaaaaaataaataaacacaagctaaataaattaatttgacgataataataatacttaTTAAACGATTTGAGCATTCTCCTTATCTCAAGATAAGGTTAGCTTTCATTATTCACTACGACAGACAACACAAGTGGCTAAACCTCGTTGTTTTTATTGTACTGTATTTGCTAATCTTCTCGGATTTTGTGTTTTTCGTGTGGATTGGGGTTTGAAATCTCGATTAGATGGCACCACAACCATTGACGAGATTCTTATGTGCTTCAAGATAATAGGACTTGAGAGTGGTTAAAGTGAAGTTTTTCACTCTTCAACTAATTGTCATAAACTGCTACTGTATCGCCTTCTCTTCTAGTGTAGATGTCACTAAGGATAGCTCATTATGGTGGTGTCAAAGTTATTAATGAAGAATAGAGACACGATTTTGGGCATTTTAAGGTCCTGGAGAAAATCATAAATCGCTggtaatgaaaaatatgagTTGAAGATTTGGCAATTATTTCCTGTTTTGAATCAACTTGTAATTGTTAAATGgggaaattttttcttcataaAAATATGGAaccattttgaaaaaaaaaaatcttagTTATACTTACCATTTAGGGTAGGCCGGAAATACAAGACTCTATTATTAcagtttgttttttttgccGAGAGACCCAACTCATAATGCTTTACCAATTGAGTTAAATTGCAAACTTGGTTtctataaataaattattagatacTTATAGACATACATATAAACTTAAATTAAAGCAATCTATTTTAGTCggatttcttttttttttttgcaaaaagGGAGTTGGTGGTGATACACCACTAGACAACGACGGCGGCCTCCACCACCTCCTCCACAACCACCACTCTATTATCTTTATTACATCCACACTTTGTGCTCGAAATTTAACGTACAATCTTGATTTCGAAATCGCATTGTTATACTTCTATCTTTAATCTGGAGTTGCGTTTATTTGCTTGCTGTGATTTATTCGaagcaattgaaaaagaaatgtttatttataggtgatgaagatgatgatggtggcGGTGTTGCAATTGTCATTATGCTTCTAGGTATCTGCAAAAGTACTTAATAGAGACAtggatttatttttaaattgacttttttgataataactTTTGCCTCTGTTCAGTATGAGTACGAATTCGATTTGTCTCACAAGATGTATGCTCAGTAGTATTGATTCTGGGCTTGTTTGTCCATGCTActtattcaaaaaaaactcCCTTGAGGCTAGCCACCACTCTATAGAATGGTATAAGCTTATGATGTGCTGGTAAGAAATTGAGTAACGGAATTGAATTCTTGCTTTGCTTTAGGGGGCAGAAAGTTTTTCAGACCAAGGcgggaaaaaaaatacaagaAAATTAATAGAAAAAGGTACACAACTTGCAAAATGCAAAATTACGCcactttgaaaaatgggACAAGCATTAGAAATATATCGCCATAATGTGCTTAGTAGGACTTCTTCTGCCACCCACGCAATTGTTATCCATTTGAGATTTGACTTCAACAATGACAATAAGAATACTAATGTTAGAGATTTGTATTTTCAATCCTCtagtatttgattttacaaaaaaaaaatttagaaaaaaaactcttGATTTTTACTCAATTTGgataattaattaaattagtCAATtcctttttcaaaaaaggTTATTAGCGTTTTATAATACTTTTAAACCTTTAACATCATCATGCATCAAGCCATTAGTGTATATAACCTGTAAAATGGATTTCAAAACGGTACAAAAtcgaaatcaaaatttcatgtcaaatcaaatcaaatcaagcTATTTTGATCAATCGATTTTTCCAGCCAGCCATTTTTGTTTCCTTTACCCCTCTGTCACCCCCTCCCCCTCTTAGTGTAAATGGTCAATCTTTCTATGCATTTGagattattgatttttcaagaaaatttaTACTTCTTAAATCGTGGGGAATTGAGAAAGAAAGGCTGGTTGTTGAACAAGGTGGAAAGAAGAGGAGTGGAGTTGAAAGGGGGATTCTAATTTAGCGATAGTTTATTTCTTCGCATGGTTAGTGAACAAAACAAGTATTCtttaatttagttttagttctaatttaaatttttgttgagaACTGTAGATTAACTAATTAATACTAAAAGTGGACGCCCTTTCCCTATTCATCTATCTTCTTATCTTTTTCTCTATGTCTGAAATATACATGGTTAGTGAAAATTACGATTCATATAATTTAAActgtaaaaaaaaaattttgaaagaacGAAGCTTCAGAATACTGCGCCTTGTTTGCTACGTAGCATagttttcatatttttttcgCATCAATTTGGCTTAAAACTTGTTTTTAGCCCTCGGCTTTTGCCTATTCTTTAAAGATCAGGTGTTAGCAATGAACCCAAACCTATCAATATCTAAAGCTTTTGTAGTATCAAGACATCTAAATTGATACAATCACACCACTAGTTTTGCAATAGGTACTATCAACTCTGGaatctttcttttgatttttcgattctaatattgattcaatcaaattaacCGTGAACAATTAATATGATACTACCAATCTATATACTTTTATCTTGCTTTGCTACTCTTGTTTCCATTTGCATCATTACTATAACCATTTTATTAAGCATATATGAATGTACATAGAAATGGGTGTAAGATATACAATACTCACTAGTAGTAAAAACTCaaagatattgaaagaaaacaaaaacaaccTCTGCCGGGAATCAATactaattcaattcaaaaaacTCCACAAGtcaacaatattttgaaaccCGTCACCCAAAAGttcatcaatattgaaatcaaaatcaaaatcttcaACGGGCGGTGGCACTGAAGGAAACGATGAGTTCTCATTCATTTCCATTTGTCCAGTATTAATTGCTGCGGGTCCAGAATTATTATGACTGTTGTTGTAAGTGCCTGGGGTCAAACCAACTGGGGTATGTGACGGCTGCGATTGTTGCGTTGCTGTTGATTGTCCCATGCCAGGTATTCCATTATTAGAAGCACCAGAAGAAGCTGACAAAAAATGTGTTCCTGATGCATTCACTGTTGAGCCTCCAGGTACCTGCTTAGGTTCCAGTGCATTACCACTTGAATTATCTTGCATAACGGTTTCTGTAACTACAGCAGActcattattttcatcatcaacttcttcCTTTCGATTCCGTTTCGATTTCATCTCTGAATATAGCACCATAAGGATAGTTGAATATCGAGAAAGCAAATGCAATTCATCCGGTGAGCATTCTCTTAATGTCATCGCTGCTCGATGAgttgatttgataatttcatcaatagtGATTTTTGAAACAGACAAAGAAATATTCTCTTGTGCCGTCATGGTCAAATGACATCGTACTATAAATGCTGCCGCTCTAATAAATCTGGTTAATAATCTAACAGGCATGAATCGTAACATTTTAAATCGATGAATCCTATGAGCAGCATTCAATGTTTCATTTGCAGCATGGAATGCTTGCTCAATATATTTAGCTGATTTCGATAACTCGTCTAGCTTTATCTTGGTACCTTTTTCAAGCATAGACTTGGGGGATTGATTTAATGCTAAggaataaatatataatttaaCATAATTAAACTCAATTATAAATGTTTCTCGTTCAATGGTATCGGCAATTTCACGACATATCTTACTTTCAGGATCCAACCAATGTTGTGGCAAATTAGGTGCCAATTTAACCAACTtgttatttgttgttgttgatgaaggTACTAAAAATTCTTTGTATTTACGACCCCAGTTATTAATCAACGGACTTAATATATTCAACACTGATAATGTTTGACGATGTGTTAATTGACCCAATTGAGCTTTATATCCATATAATGATTCATGTCCTAATGACATGATTTGCAATAATTCAATCGTGGCTTTCTGTGATTTGgtaaatttcaaaacatGATGGGtcgatatttttttcaattcttcttcattcaTTTGCATGATTTTAGAATCATCGTCCTTTTCTTCGGCTTGCTCCATGTCTTCCACAgtaatttcatcttcatccaAATCAACTTCTGACAAAGAATTGGCAAGCATTGATCGACGCGACATATTCATCACAGCATTAATTTCTGCTATATGCGTGGCTAGAAACGCCTTGGAGCTAATTTCCATAAACCCCATATCTTGAGCCAATCTAACTGCAGATCCAATCAACATCCATGCCATTCTATGACTTCTTCGCATTGCACCTAGTCCAGCAAGACCactattattttcatcattcGGTTGACCAAAGACACTGGCAGTAGTTGCTGCCGTAGACGCTGTGGCAGCAGCAGCCGCAGCAGACGACAATGCCGTTGAACTATTGGTATTGGAGtttgtttgtgtttgttgttgatgtggttgtggctgttgttgttgttgatcaGTGTCATTGATCTCTTCAGCCTTATTTGCATAATCTGACCACCGCCAATGAATGGCTCGGGGGTTCCATTCTGtaaataacaaaaatgCAAAAACAGTCCCAATGGATCTTGTACTTGCCTCTGCCCAAACTGTTTGAGAAATTAATCTTTGAACGTATAACCATAAACGATCATGAACTTCTATATGTCTGGGAACCGCCCCATTACCGTTAGTTTGATTGGCCATATCTGTTTCAAATGGGTGATACCTAGATGAAATCGTCAATATGGCACATAGTAAAATAGgataatttgataaaaccTTAGGTGAATGAAGGAATTTTGGAATATGTGGAAAATATGGATGCATAGTGgcaaaaaacaaattgatcaatcGCTTAGCTTCGTCTTCAGTCAATATTCCTCTCGGTGCAGGACCAATGTAATCTATACTAGACAATTTATTCGAACCTTTTGGTCTAACAGCATTCCCACTTTCTGCTGGTGGCACAAACATTCTTCGCGAAGTTGTAGGTTTGATGTATGGTGGGATATTTGATTGTTCAGTTTGAATTCGATGATTATTAGTGAAACCTTCAGGTGCATTATTAGGGATATTCAAAGGTTGCAGATGATGGAGTtcttgttgtggtggtttatgatgatgatgattttgttgcAGCTTCTGCTGGTAATGTGGATGCAGTTGCTcctgctgttgttgatgattcatGGACTCATCTATACTAACACGATGACTATTGGCACCAGATAATGATGCTTCTATTTGGTCATATTTCGATTGAGCATCAATATTATCTCTTTCATCAGCTTTAGCAATCTCTCCTGCAGCGTTGGCTAAAAATACCAAAGCACTTTCCATCGTTGCAAATTCGTTCGATAAAGACTTTGAGTTTGCCAGTAACAGTTGATTCTGGATCGAGGGTTTATTAGATATTGGCGGTAACTGTGGTGGTTGTCCCATTGGcattgatgataatgatgatgaaggaGAAGAAGTTGACGGATTTGAAAAAGCAGAATGTGGAGGATTTTTGGTATTGTCTTTCGGTAGAATACTCTCTACACCAGGTAATTTTTGCATTATATTGTTAATTGACATGTTAATCAAAGGTACATTTGTATTATCATTTTGTGACGCTATGGTTGATGTAGTTGAAGAAACATTATTAGAATCCGGAGATTGAGTTTCCAGTCTACTCATCGCCCTACTCGATGCTCGTTGCCTTTTGCGTTTCCCATTGACCACATTTGTAGTACCACCTCGTTTGctttcaacaaatacaCAGTCCTTTCTTTCTCGAAGACAACGTGCACATTTCCCATCGTGGGGGTTATCAACTGGTCCTAAATCACACTTGACTTTACGAAGACGACAATTCAAACAAGCCCGATAGTTTCGTTTATACTTTCCTTGGGCCTGTGACAGTTGTTGATATGAAGGTTCGGGTGATTTTACTGAAGTTTGGGGAGCATCACCTCCGGTGGACTCGGCAACTTCTGGTTCGACAATTGACATTAATACAAGTTCAACTataaactttttctttatcgCAACAAACCAATAAATGAGAGTCCAATTTTCTCTATGGAATAGTCAAACTGATATGTAGATTTGTTAAAACTAAAGGAAAACTGAAAATTctattaatgaaaaaaaaaaaaaataaactcaaaaaaaaccaaacaaaaaaaaagttcaATTACCGTCGATAGCCACAAGTTAGGGCAATCATTTTTTCTGTTTGATTCTTTATTCAAGTTACCAAAACAAGAAACTCTACTATTTTGTTTAACTCACCGCAAAGCAAACATTCAGACACATGTCTTGTATAGAATACTTTCCTATAAATAGTTACAACTAACAGTATCTTGTAAATAATtctaagaaaaaaaaagactaTACTTATATGACAAAGTAGATAAATGgcaagaaaataaaaaaagaaaaacagaAGGTAACCCAAACAACAGAAATTAAGTGGAAGTAATATATTGctagcaaaaaaaaactaaaaaaatgttaatcatcgtcgtcatcCTAACGTTTAGCAATTTGCAACCTCTTAACTTGTTCTTCCAAGGACTTCAACTTCGATTGCATTTCTTCCAAGTCTTGATTCAAtctatttctttcattaataatattagtCTCCCATTGTCTGAACCTATGCTCTTCAGCTTTTACTTGTTCAGTGAAGAACTTCTTCAACGCATCCTCTTCCTCCTTGAATTTCGGATTGTGTAATCTTCTTGGTTTCTTTGAACCTGATGGTTTCTTAATAACTTCACCCTTTTCATTAGTTAATTCCTCGGTTCCATTCTCTTCAccattttcttgttcatcaCCACCCAACTTAACTGATCTAAAAGTCTCGAAATGTAATTCATTGGTAGATAAAACCAAATCCAACATATTCGTTCTTAATAGCAAACTTCTCAACTTTTTAAAATCACAATGTTGATCGTTTTCAACTTCAACCACACCCCATGGATATTTTCTACCTCTTACAAACTGACCTGGTCCAACTTCCACTTCTTCTTCCGACCCAATTATAGCAAATGGCATTGATTCGATCAATTGCTTTGCATGTTCAGCACTAGCAGGATCATCCAACTCTAATGGTGGAGTATAAATACTAATGTCTTGAGCTTCAATGATTTCTCTTATTCtagttttaaaaatatcCAATTCTTGTGGCGACAAAGTGTCAGCCTTGGCAATAACTGGGATAAGATTAACTCTGGTTGACAATCTCTTCATAATCTCGATATCTAAAGG
This genomic stretch from Candida albicans SC5314 chromosome 1, complete sequence harbors:
- the CDC12 gene encoding septin (Septin; essential for viability; forms ring at sites of cell division and also forms filaments in mature chlamydospore; filamentous growth induced; regulated by Nrg1, Tup1, tyrosol and cell density; rat catheter biofilm repressed), with the translated sequence MPEPVGIANLPNQRYKIISKEGATFTIMVAGESGLGKTTFINTLFQTSLKPHQEPSHRHNKFTSPHQTVEIDIVRAILEEKNFEIRLNIIDTPGFGNNVDNHDSWVPIIDFIDDQHESYMKQEQQPSRTAKKDLRVHACLYFIRPTGHSLKPLDIEIMKRLSTRVNLIPVIAKADTLSPQELDIFKTRIREIIEAQDISIYTPPLELDDPASAEHAKQLIESMPFAIIGSEEEVEVGPGQFVRGRKYPWGVVEVENDQHCDFKKLRSLLLRTNMLDLVLSTNELHFETFRSVKLGGDEQENGEENGTEELTNEKGEVIKKPSGSKKPRRLHNPKFKEEEDALKKFFTEQVKAEEHRFRQWETNIINERNRLNQDLEEMQSKLKSLEEQVKRLQIAKR
- the ARO80 gene encoding Aro80p (Zn(II)2Cys6 transcription factor; transcriptional activator of aromatic amino acid catabolism; regulator of aromatic alcohol biosynthesis via the Ehrlich pathway; mutant is viable) yields the protein MSIVEPEVAESTGGDAPQTSVKSPEPSYQQSSQAQGKYKRNYRACLNCRLRKVKCDLGPVDNPHDGKCARCLRERKDCVFVESKRGGTTNVVNGKRKRQRASSRAMSRSETQSPDSNNVSSTTSTIASQNDNTNVPLINMSINNIMQKLPGVESILPKDNTKNPPHSAFSNPSTSSPSSSLSSMPMGQPPQLPPISNKPSIQNQSLSANSKSLSNEFATMESALVFLANAAGEIAKADERDNIDAQSKYDQIEASLSGANSHRVSIDESMNHQQQQEQSHPHYQQKSQQNHHHHKPPQQELHHSQPLNIPNNAPEGFTNNHRIQTEQSNIPPYIKPTTSRRMFVPPAESGNAVRPKGSNKLSSIDYIGPAPRGILTEDEAKRLINLFFATMHPYFPHIPKFLHSPKVLSNYPILLCAILTISSRYHPFETDMANQTNGNGAVPRHIEVHDRLWLYVQRLISQTVWAEASTRSIGTVFAFLLFTEWNPRAIHWRWSDYANKAEEINDTDQQQQQPQPHQQQTQTNSNTNSSTALSSAAAAAATASTAATTASVFGQPNDENNSGLAGLGAMRRSHRMAWMLIGSAVRLAQDMGFMEISSKAFLATHIAEINAVMNMSRRSMLANSLSEVDLDEDEITVEDMEQAEEKDDDSKIMQMNEEELKKISTHHVLKFTKSQKATIELLQIMSLGHESLYGYKAQLGQLTHRQTLSVLNILSPLINNWGRKYKEFLVPSSTTTNNKLVKLAPNLPQHWLDPESKICREIADTIERETFIIEFNYVKLYIYSLALNQSPKSMLEKGTKIKLDELSKSAKYIEQAFHAANETLNAAHRIHRFKMLRFMPVRLLTRFIRAAAFIVRCHLTMTAQENISLSVSKITIDEIIKSTHRAAMTLRECSPDELHLLSRYSTILMVLYSEMKSKRNRKEEVDDENNESAVVTETVMQDNSSGNASEPKQVPGGSTVNASGTHFLSASSGASNNGIPGMGQSTATQQSQPSHTPVGLTPGTYNNSHNNSGPAAINTGQMEMNENSSFPSVPPPVEDFDFDFNIDELLGDGFQNIVDLWSFLN